A region of uncultured Desulfobacter sp. DNA encodes the following proteins:
- a CDS encoding N-acetylmuramoyl-L-alanine amidase: MNKGFNHILLFFTAALICLGLIACTTTGTAFADPAKQRYLAADTCLKKLKRSSVDINQVTAWLACIEKYKSIHKDFPGNSWSPAGLYKAAELYFQLAQRSGNSTWNQQADDLIERIKRFYPQSAYSARTKTLAAANASKPRQNTPEIKTKTSQKALTRNDKAIAEHQRQALAKAEAADTGEYQQPSELIEGIIQDAPYCDPSATKPDDTKVTPPKGDTTVTDLRFWSNPEYTRVVVNANSDRKFTHKLLKKDLTQNIPFQRLYVDIEQSKLGRNVPVHTPINDDLLKQARAGQFTPHTVRVVVDIKNFDNYKIFSLKDPFRIVIDLWGDNGNAISPGQIAGNDTPGATPSNERPDRITTENLRSSDIARQLALGVRKIVIDPGHGGKDPGAPGYIKGVWEKDIVLKLAATLAAKLRERVNCEVLLTRNTDRKLTLEERTAIANTKGADLFISMHCNAAKNKNLSGIETYILNLATDEQAIAVAARENATSEKNISDLAYILNDLMKHAKIEESTRLANDVHKSMVVGMQKKYSNIRDLGVKQAPFYVLLGARMPAILIETSFISNKTECKLLMTSSYRNDICNAIADGIEKYINATNPKHI, encoded by the coding sequence CACAACGGGGACAGCCTTTGCCGATCCTGCCAAGCAAAGGTATTTGGCTGCCGATACCTGCCTTAAAAAGTTAAAACGGTCTTCGGTGGATATTAATCAAGTGACTGCCTGGCTGGCCTGCATTGAAAAATACAAATCCATTCACAAAGATTTTCCCGGCAACTCCTGGTCACCTGCCGGATTGTACAAGGCAGCGGAACTGTATTTCCAACTTGCCCAAAGATCGGGTAATTCCACCTGGAACCAGCAGGCAGATGATCTTATCGAGCGCATCAAACGCTTTTATCCCCAAAGCGCCTATAGTGCCCGCACCAAAACCCTGGCCGCAGCCAACGCTTCAAAACCCCGACAAAATACCCCGGAAATAAAAACAAAAACCTCCCAAAAAGCATTGACCCGTAATGACAAAGCCATTGCAGAACATCAAAGACAAGCACTTGCCAAGGCCGAAGCTGCCGATACAGGAGAATATCAGCAACCATCGGAGCTTATAGAGGGAATTATACAAGACGCGCCCTACTGTGACCCTTCGGCCACTAAACCGGATGATACAAAGGTGACGCCGCCCAAAGGAGATACAACAGTTACGGACTTAAGGTTCTGGTCCAACCCGGAATATACAAGGGTGGTTGTCAATGCAAACAGTGACCGGAAATTCACCCATAAGCTTTTAAAAAAAGACCTGACCCAAAATATCCCGTTCCAAAGACTTTATGTGGACATTGAACAGTCAAAACTTGGCCGTAATGTTCCGGTGCATACCCCCATCAATGATGATCTGCTTAAACAGGCCCGGGCCGGACAGTTTACGCCCCACACCGTCAGGGTGGTGGTGGATATAAAAAATTTTGATAATTATAAAATTTTTTCCTTAAAAGACCCTTTCCGCATCGTAATCGACCTGTGGGGCGATAATGGCAACGCCATTTCCCCAGGCCAGATAGCCGGGAACGACACTCCCGGCGCAACACCCTCAAATGAAAGACCCGACCGTATTACAACGGAGAATCTTAGATCGTCGGACATTGCCCGCCAGTTGGCTTTAGGTGTGAGAAAAATTGTCATTGACCCCGGCCACGGCGGAAAGGACCCCGGTGCACCAGGATATATCAAAGGTGTATGGGAAAAAGATATTGTACTTAAACTTGCTGCAACACTTGCTGCCAAACTGCGCGAACGCGTCAATTGTGAGGTTTTGCTTACCCGGAATACGGATCGCAAGCTGACCCTGGAGGAACGAACCGCCATTGCCAATACCAAGGGGGCAGACCTCTTTATTTCCATGCATTGCAATGCGGCCAAAAACAAAAATCTGTCCGGCATCGAAACGTATATTCTGAACCTTGCCACTGATGAACAGGCCATTGCCGTAGCTGCCAGGGAAAATGCCACATCCGAAAAGAACATCTCGGATCTGGCCTATATCCTCAATGACCTGATGAAGCATGCCAAGATAGAGGAATCCACACGCCTTGCCAATGACGTACATAAATCCATGGTTGTGGGTATGCAAAAAAAATACAGCAATATCCGTGATCTGGGTGTCAAGCAGGCCCCGTTCTATGTACTGCTCGGCGCACGGATGCCTGCGATCCTCATTGAAACGTCCTTTATTTCCAATAAAACCGAATGCAAACTTCTGATGACAAGTTCCTACCGCAATGACATCTGCAACGCCATTGCCGACGGGATAGAAAAATATATCAATGCCACAAATCCAAAGCACATATAA